The stretch of DNA GCCCAGCTGCAGGTGTATATGAATACGTATATTGCATTGAAGGCTCTCTCTCCTATCACTGACTcacgggccccacatgtcatcttcttcttcctccttcctccttcctccttccctgccgccctcctcctccccgtggCCGAGGTCGAGCTCGAGGCGGCTCTCCACCCGACGCCAGATCTGAGCGAACGCGCCGCGACGCCAGAATAGGGGCTCAGGGCGAGGCCGGGGACGACGACGGGGGTGGCGGGGCAGaccagccgcgcgccgcccctgctcctccctctcgggaccggcggggcggagctgctGCTGCCCGCGCCACCGGTCCGCCGCCGTTCGCGCCCTCGTCCTTTCCTCACGCGCCGTCCGTGCCGCCCACGAGCAGGGGATGGGGGCACAGGGAGCACGGGAGGGAGGCGCCGGTGCCGAGAAGGGAGGCTGCGCGCGAGCGGGGAGGAAGATGGCGGCCGGCAAGCGCGGAGAAGGCAAGGGTCGTGGCTGGCGCGCCGACAGAGGGAGCAGGGGCCTCCCGCGAGGGGGGATGCAGGAGCAGCGCCGGCGAGTGGGGAGGgatggaggagcaggggagccgGCCGCCACGCGCTCGCCGCCATCCTCCGATGCGAGGCCTGCTCgagctccccggcgcggagtGTCGTGCGCCACCCTGGGGCGCTCTGGAGGTAGCAGGAGAGGAggacaggggaggggagggggcggccgtgcgccacgccgcaccgcgTCTCCGGCCGGCCACTCGCCACGCCACGCTCCTGCccggggagggagcaggggagggagggaggccagCTCCGCCGTGCCGAGGAGCCTgtgcgccacgccgccctgcTACTCGTCCTCCCTGCCGAGCCCTGAGgcgtgctggcggcggcgcgtggctggaggagggaggaggagatgcAGAGGCggcagggaaggaggagagagaaaatgggaggaggagggcggcaggaaaggatgaagaagaaaatgacatgtggggcccgcgaGTCAGTGATAGGAGAGAGGGCCTTCAATGCAATATACGTATTCATATACACCTGCAGCTGGGCCCAAGTTGTCTCCATACGTATTCCGTGTCATTTTTGCGAGAAACgaaaaattgtaatggtatgTTTCGAAATAGACGAATAGTAATGGCGTTTctccaaactttgaaaattgtaatggtatgGATAAAAAAAACCCTTTAAttaaccgaccggtccggtcaaaccggcggggtccggtacaggtataccggaccggtttggccggaaaccggtagaaaccggtcaaattcaaatttgaattcaaaaaactcagttcaaccggttcgtaccggtataccagccggtttgactggtttgaattcgaatccaaatttaaaatctcatgtgtaaccggtttggaatggtataccggccggtttgaccggtttaccaagtgggccttaatgagccgtctcattttttccttttcttttttggtttaactttaaatgcccgaaaaatatgttaaacgaatgattttttgagaaaatttgacaccattagattcctcgcaccttgaagtatttttaggaatttttcattttttttgaattcaaatttgaattttgaatttgggccctGGCCATGCGACGCGCTGCTGAGCTGATCGCCTGATCGGAATCAGAATAATCCACgcgatatttttattttatatctaatttttttaattgctTCCCTAAAACCGGGCCGTAGTTTTGTTCATATATGTGCACTTTTTTACCACCAGACCACGTGAAATCATACGAtcattttattttcctttcGGTGATTGACCGATGGAAGCAATTTTTAAACTTTAAGAGTTACAGTTCTTGAACCCTgcgccaaattcaaatttcaactgCACAATCGTATCTCTTTTGATGAGACCTTCGACATAAGATTCTCACTTGTATATATTTTGATGATATTTTTTAAAGACACATAAGTTGCTTTATGTAGAATGGAAAATaccaaaataaattagttaaaaaTGCTCAATTAATCTACTAAAGTTGTTTATCATTGATCAAGTAATAAACATTTACCTACCCGAATAAAGTTGTTGACCCTTATCCGCTAATTATACCATTCAATCTATCTTCGTAATATCAACAACAGTATCCACTTAACTGAACTCAAATATATGAAGTACAATTTTACAATATCATAAGTCATAAGCAAATTAGAATACACTACTAAAAAGTATTTTCTCTCAAAATATATGGTGAAATATAATGATGTGAGGTTTTGTTTTCAAGATATTATTGAAACAAACACAATGGTGCAATTGGATTTTGATTTCGATGCTCGATTTGGAaactatgattttttttaaaacttgTGTGCATGCACACGTATCTATTATTTTTCTCCCCTCTGCACGCATACATACACTATGATGTGTTACCGAAGGAAAATAGACCTATAAAATCTTTTAGCCGTAAATTAGCCGTGTCTTTTTTTTCACCTGCCAGTTGATGCGGGAAAGGAGCTCCCAAAATTTTGTTCGGGGCACCGAGCCGGGCGGCAACGTGCTTCTGAACGAGTCGGGTTATACTAAGCTCCGGATAAGTATGGGCGGACAGAGATAGAGTTGTTAATGGTTGTTGACTCCAACTCTGCGAGAAGGGGTAAGGTGTGCTGAACGGGGCATGCACGAGACAGCGACGTGCAACTTATCGGAGATCTACGGGTATCCTTCTGGACGTGATCGAAAGGGCGAGCAGGCATGCAACCAACCGTTGGTGGGAGAAGCCGTTCGGCCTCAGGAAAGAACGGTGCAGATTTTAGCTACTTCATTCAGAAACATGCTGGTCGAAAGATTTATATttattagttttgtttttgaaGCTCACGGTTATTGGTTCGCTTCAGTAGTCTATGGTCTAGAGGGAATTCTGATCTCTGTCAGAAACCTAACTGTTACTCCACTGTTGAGCTTCATTGAAGCTGAACTGAAGCTCAATCTTCAGAGACGCTGAAAATAAAAGACGTACTAGTATGTGATTCATTAAAACGGCAAGTATTTGCAATCAATAACATGATAATAACTTAGAAACAAGCAGACAACAGTATGTGAATCTCGCATGTATATAATTCTCAGGGCGAAAATTTGGATCTGCCCGGGAACTAAAGTCAAGAAGCCTCATGAAAACTGGTATCAGCTTTTCATGTACATGACAACCAACAACCAAACTCATGATAAGTTCATCTCTTGGGCACGCACCGCCCAATCTCCCTGTATGCATGGCCTGGCTGCACTACAGCCTCTCCTGACTGACGAATCTGTTATCGCCACCGATGCGCAAAGCCGCGATGCTACATCTACACTCTCAACCGATCTTCTGCAAACGCAGCCTTGCAATCATTTCCGGCTGTAGCCTTCATCAGACTTGCCAtcttcgtcgctgctgctgccgtcgccgccgacggtggctgcagAGATGGCCGTCCCTGACCCAGAGAACTGAAGGGGGCCCTGAGGAGACCCTGACTGTGAGCTGCTTTGCTCCTGAGAACCCCAGAGGCCACCCACCAACACAATCGACTGGCTCACCGGAGCCACGCCGGGCGATCTTCTGTTGTGCAGCCGGTACTTCTGAATATGAACATGACATGATCGAATTAGTTTCCAAACAGGATACATAACTAGAAATGGGCATTAGGAAGAACTAATAGTTGTGCATAGATGCCTGGACAAATAAAGTGGATAATTGCTCACCTGGAGATGGCTTTTCACTTCGTCGTTTGTAAGCCCGTCCACTTGCATCACCTCTCTGATCTGCTTCGGAGTAGCAACTGCGATCACGATGGAACAAGTCTGTAAGGCTCCAATATTCGTagtaattttatatttttgaacAAAAGGTGAATTTATTGGTCCCTTATCTTACCTTGTGGGCCACCGAGTTGATGCAAGGCAGCAACAAACTGCCGGTGAAGCTCCGGCGACCAGCACCGCCTTGTCTTCCTCgcctgttgttgctgctgctgagtcTGAGCATGCAGGTTGAGTCCAGGGCCAGATGGTGACATGGTGGCAGACAATCTTGCGGCGCCAGCGTTCTGCCGGTGTTCATCAACGGCAGGGACCGGAGAGACCGATGTCTTTGCAGCCCGTGGCAGCAACGACAGACCGGGCAATCCGGCAGTTCCCGAAGCGTTGTCATCCTTCCTGAAGCACggtggaggcggcagcggcaccgCCGGAACAGCCCGTATCGGCATGGGGCCACCGAGCAACTTGGGCTCCGGCGAGGTCACCTCATTTCGTTGCTCTTTCTCGGACTGTAAAAACACGTATAACCAGTCTTTTTCAATAAAAATCGGAAACTTCTTAATAATACTAATCCTAACAAGTAGGAACGCGATTGAAATTCGAGCATTCaacgaaaaaaaaatcaaaactgcaGAACAGCTTACCTTGGATGTGGCGTCGGAGTCCACCCAGAGCTGCGCGGTGCTCATCCATTTCCTCTTGTCGCCGTCGTCCGGCCTCAACTCCGAATCGCCGCCTTTCCTCGCGGCCTCCTCCTTCAACTCCTCGATCACTGCCACCGCACACCGCGTCAGCAAACCGCGCCGCGGAGAAACAATAATAGGTGGTGTGCTGTTCTCACcgtcggcgaggaggcggaCGCAGAGCGGGAGCTCGCGCCTGAAGACCTCGATCTTGCGGCGCTCCTCCTCGAGGCTCCTGATGCAGGCCTCGATTCCCGCGGGCGCGCCCtttgccgcggccgccgccatcccgcCGGCGCTCCGCGCGGCGAAGAGCCTGAGGTCGAGCCCCAGATCCAGCCCCATCCCGATCTCCGCCACGTCGAGCCCCATGCACGCGAAACCACAAGCGCGCGCGAGAGAGCGAGCGAGCACCGCCACCACAGAATCTCCGCGCGGAATCAGCGACCGGAAGCCGAGACGAACACGAACAGGGAGAGGTAGGAAGGAAGGAAGAGGAGAGGGCGGAGGGTGGGCCGTGGGCGACTGGAGGATCTGGATTCCGGAGGTGCGGCCGCCGGGGGGGCATATAtagacgggcggcggcgggcgggggcgaATGGAATCTGCGAGCTGGACCGCAGGATGGGAGGAGAGGGTGGGGTGGGTTGGGTGGGCGCGCTGCGTTGCCGATTCCTCACGTCGCGCGTCGTCGTCCCACTCCCACGCACACTTCCCCACCCGGTGAACCCACCCCACATCCATCGCGGCCTCGAGTTACCGCTTCTCGCGGCTCCGGCTCCCGACACGGCCCCCGCGGTTCGCCCATTTCGCACCCCGGCCCACGGCGGCCTCCCTCTCTCGAGTCCGAACATTTGCGCCGACGCCCCCGTCTTTCCTCCGAGATTTACGGCGCGGTCCCTCTTTCGGTTCCCTCGAGCTTGCGTTCCGTGCAAGTAATGACAGCAGGGCTCGTGGTTAACTGCATCTCGCCACCACCTTATTAAAAGCTCTCTCGGCGTTTGCGTGCCCGGACGAGGGATCTGGATGGCGATGCCCCTTTTTTAGACGGGGGGATGGATTCGATGATGATTCCTTCCATTCCCTTCCCTGGTCTCGCGGGCGCGAGGCCGCCCCTCGGTTATACTTCGGGCGGCGCCGTGGCGGAACGGGCTTGGTGCCGCGCCCCCCGCGCGGGTCGGGGCAGATGGATGGATTGTTCTTGGGTGGCGGCAATGACCGCATGCGCAACGCTCCGGACTCCGGAGTACGGTGGTCCTGCCATTTGTTTTTCTCTGGCTGTCCTCACGATGGAAGGGTCAAGTCGGTGATACAAAGCCGTACGTTCCGGATGGTTCCTTGTGTGGCCGGGTATggagatctttttttttctccgacGAAAATATGGATATCTTTTTGCTGGGGGAAGGTAGCTTCCTTCATCAACAATTACGTACGTGTTTCATTTGGTGAGGCATGGCTTGGTAATGTACCAAGGTGCCAAGTCAGCAGTGAATAAGGTTTTGGAGTAATCTGAATTGAACTGTTACCAGATAGCACAGCTATATTTGTCGGATGATCCAAGTGCAATGATATCTAAAATGGTGCCATTATACTATTATTATAGTCATCTTCAAGGAATTGAGCTGGCACGTCTTAAGACCAGCGACACTGCAGATACATACACCTCAGCTCTAGCGGTCGCATCGTGTATAAACAAGATTATGTATCATATAGGCTAGCATGTATCTACAATATAATCGAGGTAATACGGTGGATGACACGATCTCATTACGATATTGCAATGCTGGCACGTAATAAGAATATCGAGTAAATCTTACACCACATGAATAGACTTACAGCATTAGTGCACAATTGCACCGCAATACGTCTCTGTCATAGAGCTTGACATACAAGAAAGAGAAGGCCTAAaccttgatatatatatatatatatatgaaattgTGAATCTTACACAGTTACTGTACAGTGTATGTACTCTAGTGGTGTAGTAAATCATATACCGCATATCATCGATACCAGCCCGAAGCAAAACCGGCCGGGCGCAACCGGCCAACCGATGCGACACGGCACTTCCCTTTCCCGGCGAGAGGAGGATCGCAAGTGGGCGCATCTGGATATGGATTGGCCAGAGATACCCTCCCCTGtgggggcagcagcagcagatgcagaGCAGAGCAACGGGGACCGTCCGCTGCCGCGGGGCccgcgcccacgcgcgcgctgTCGGGGCGGGCGTGCGCGCTGACGCGGCTCACACTCGGAGCCCCCAGGTCGTCGAGCGCGGGATCGGCTCGCCGCAtccgctagctagctagcgtaCGGCCTCCGCCCGCCGAGTCACCGCGCGCGCCGCACCTTATCTCTTCCCTTCCCCgccgtttttcttcttttctggaAACAATTCTGTCCCTCCGTTTCCGTGTCACAGCTTGCATGCGGCAGCCGGAATCCGCCCTGTTCTTGGCTCGGTTTCGCGTCGATCCTTTTTGGGGTGGGGATGAGCTTCCTGAATCGCAACGGTTTGCTTTGCCTCGTTTTCACTCCCGTGACTGGAGCGAACTCTTTACCGGGTACAACtctacttttttcttttttctggacACTTTGCTGTGTTGTGATAGAGAATATTAACCTGACTAGTTCACTTGCGAAATCCTTATAGAGCGCTCGCACGCTGTTACTATTGGAGCGAACGATGGCCACGTGTCCTTACTAGAGATACTGCTTCCCAATTTCGCTTCGTTCAGCCCGCGTCGGCCGTTTCCCGGGTACTGCTTCGTATTCCAACGTTATTTCGAAATTTCTAGACACTTTTTTTTATTCATTTCCCCTTTCCCCTTTCTTTGTTCTCGAGGTGTAGGCAAAAGGGGATCGCCGGATTTGAGGTGATTCGAGGGAGACAAGGCGGCGAATCGCCAGAAATTCATCTTGATCTCGACGTCGCGCACCGCGCTTGCCGTGCGATTCATCCACGCCGAGGCGGATTACGCACGAGAAGCGAGCGGAAGCTGCGccgacgccgagctcgccgcgcctCCGTTTTGCCTGCTTCGTGGGGAGTACGCCGGAGACGAGGAGGCAGCCGCACAGAGGTCCGCCGCACTTTAGTTCCCTGCATCGTGGGTGGGGGTATGTCGGAGCCGAGGAGGCAGATGCGCCGATGTCGCAGCCGTCATTTTGACTGCATCGAGGCAGAGTACGACGGAGAAAGAGAAGGCAAGCCACACCGAGCTTGCCGCGTCTTCGTTTCGTCTGCATCGAGCCGAAGTACACCGGAGAAGAGAAGGGAAGCCACGCCAAGCTCGTCGTGCGCCGTCGTTTCGCCTGCACCTAGTGGATCGATGCGTATCGACACCGAGGTAGAAGGGGGTTGCAATTGCCTCCCCTGCTGGTTTTTTGTTCGAGACACCCTGCTTTTGAGGGGGGATCTATCCTCCTCGTTGACATCGACCGCAGCAACCGTCGTTGGCTTTCAATTTCAGGTGAGCTACATTGCCCCGTCCTGCCTGTCCCTCGAATCCATGGCATGTTCCTCCTGCATAGCACCACGATATCTTCCTCCTGCACACCACCACAGCAGCACCTTGCTATGGGAAGCACCTGCACACAAGCATCCGTAGGATTTTGATCTTAGGTTTCTGCATCTGATTATTCATCTCATCTGATGAGCTGCCTGCAGAAGCCTAGCTTTAGTAGGTAAATTTTCATCACAACATTATAAGATTTCAGGCTTTTGGCAATATCACCGGAAAGATTGAATTCAACATACCATTATACATATTGTTCAAATCAAGGATCCTCTGTTCTTTTTTTATTCACTAACAAGGAAGACATGTTCccatcaagattttcttttcAGAAACAAGCATGCATAGTTGTTTTCTCTGAAAATTTCAACATAGAGGCATCATATTTTTAATTCTGACCTATACATTATGGGCTACATATAGGCAAAGTAATTATCTGAAATTTAGAGAAAAACTATTGATTATATGTATTCTAAGTTTACAAGTAGTATGCACTGAATGTGTTTTTAGCCATGTGGCTTGAAAAGAAAGTGACATATGAAGTTTTTAGAACATGACATTATAGTTATTTAGCTTTCAGTTACAAAGTTTTTGCCATGATACTTGAAAGTTTGCAGCATCCAAAGCTTTTGACTGTATCATTGTTTGGAGAGGTTTCTTCAACATAAAAAACACCAACATGTTAGCATGTTACCATTTTTTGCAGGATATTTTTGCCTAGGCAGCTGCAAAGTTTACTGTTTTTTGGTAGGAGCAAGTGCATTGTGCCATGGAGAAGAAGGTACATATTATTTCTTCCATGTTTTCTAAAATtctcttcatttgcccaaaggCTGGGATTTGCATAGATTCTCTTTTGTACATGCTATTTTTGAATGATATTAGGACTAGCGAGATGTATGTTTCAGATATCACTACTAGGTTATTTTTACTGCATCATGAGTCAACTTGAAAAGGATAATGAGTTTTTATATAAAACTCTTGGTCTACAAATGTAATGTTCAATATATGCTAGCGCTAAGTTTCAGATATATGAGTAGGAAGTTTTGTACATGTAATTAAAATCTTTTCAATACCCAATGGGCTAAAATATTGCAATCTGTAATATAAAAGCTTTTACTTGTGAATATGTAATTATCCAAAATATTTTCGGGATGTACAATGCTCCCTAACTAGCCAACATCTCAATGAGTCAATGGGGCAGACTACTAGTTGAAAAATGCTCAAATGGTCCTTTCTCGGCTCTCTTTAACTTTTTGCATGAAAGTTTAACCTTGCATCTAACTAGTCCTCAAAGAAACTAGCTAGATAAGTGCTCTTTTAGTACTAGAATGAGTAATATCATTGTCTTAATAATTGTTCTATGCCGAGGGTTGCTAGCCCAAGTGGCGACAGCAGCCGATTGGCACCCTGCAGGTCGCGAGTTCGAACCCCGGTTGGGGCGAATTTCAGCCCGTGGTTAAAAAAACCCCTTTCGATGTGCTCGCCGAATGGCATGGCCCTTGTGGGCATGGCCAGGATTGGGTTTATTTTTTCTGCAGACGGAGAAGTCGTTgccgcttcctcttaatgaaatacggtgGGGGCCGTttcaacccccccccctccccggccccatttttttcttaataatTATTCTATACCTTTGTCACAATACGACATCTTACAAACAACAACACTACACTACAGACCTAGATTACCTTTTTGAACTAAACATAGTCTCCTCAATCATGTAGATATATTGTTTTTGTGCATTGGTTGAACctcaattttcttttagatttttttacttTAAAGTTTGTGTTCTGGCTAAAATTCATCAGTTTATATCCATAATTTGAATGCTAGACCAAAGTTCTATATTTATAATTTAAAAGTTTGCAACATTCTAGTAGAAAGATTCTGGTATGCAATATGAGAGTTTAGATATAGAAAATATTGTATATATATGTTAAAAGTTTTATATATGAGAGCCAAAAGTTTTTAATAGGCTAGTACAAAGTTCCCAACTTCAAAATGCCAAGTTTTAAGTTAGTTTCTGATTTTGGAGCACAAAGTTCTGTATCTAGGTGTAAAATGTTCGAAGATGTGCTAATACAAAGTTTATGAAtactattatttttgaaaaaaatacctTACTGTGCCTAGCACTCTCCATAAAAAATGAAATTAATGCGTTTTGAGTTGCTAGTATTTGTAGCAATTCGCCAAGGCATTTGCACAGTAGGGTCCTTTTGTTTTTCTAAATTATGGTGAATTTTATTTTGTGAGTTGTGACCATGATGTGTCCACATTAACAAGAAGCTTACTAAACTCCTAATGTGTGCAGGTGAGACCAAGGCTCATTGATAGCTCTGAAACAAGACTTTGAAGCCCACCAATTCTCAAGCATTCAGGTGAGATCAAGGCatctatttctgtaaaaaaaatcTATGCATAATTTCTAAGTTTATAAATTCATAATATAtacatatgatttttttttacctgCATAAGGAAAATCTGACATGTGGTTCATAAGTTCTGCATACattattcaaaagttttttgaCATGGTGTGTATAGATTTGATACTCCGGTATATATAAGATTTATAAATTTAAATATATATGCATATTCATGGATTCTCGACATATGAGTCAAAAGGTTTTTTTTACATTTCATGAGTAGT from Panicum virgatum strain AP13 chromosome 9K, P.virgatum_v5, whole genome shotgun sequence encodes:
- the LOC120649660 gene encoding transcription factor HHO6-like isoform X1; its protein translation is MGLDVAEIGMGLDLGLDLRLFAARSAGGMAAAAAKGAPAGIEACIRSLEEERRKIEVFRRELPLCVRLLADGENSTPPIIVSPRRGLLTRCAVAVIEELKEEAARKGGDSELRPDDGDKRKWMSTAQLWVDSDATSKSEKEQRNEVTSPEPKLLGGPMPIRAVPAVPLPPPPCFRKDDNASGTAGLPGLSLLPRAAKTSVSPVPAVDEHRQNAGAARLSATMSPSGPGLNLHAQTQQQQQQARKTRRCWSPELHRQFVAALHQLGGPQVATPKQIREVMQVDGLTNDEVKSHLQKYRLHNRRSPGVAPVSQSIVLVGGLWGSQEQSSSQSGSPQGPLQFSGSGTAISAATVGGDGSSSDEDGKSDEGYSRK
- the LOC120649660 gene encoding transcription factor HHO5-like isoform X2, which translates into the protein MGLDVAEIGMGLDLGLDLRLFAARSAGGMAAAAAKGAPAGIEACIRSLEEERRKIEVFRRELPLCVRLLADVIEELKEEAARKGGDSELRPDDGDKRKWMSTAQLWVDSDATSKSEKEQRNEVTSPEPKLLGGPMPIRAVPAVPLPPPPCFRKDDNASGTAGLPGLSLLPRAAKTSVSPVPAVDEHRQNAGAARLSATMSPSGPGLNLHAQTQQQQQQARKTRRCWSPELHRQFVAALHQLGGPQVATPKQIREVMQVDGLTNDEVKSHLQKYRLHNRRSPGVAPVSQSIVLVGGLWGSQEQSSSQSGSPQGPLQFSGSGTAISAATVGGDGSSSDEDGKSDEGYSRK